The Leptolyngbya sp. NIES-2104 genome includes a region encoding these proteins:
- a CDS encoding Uma2 family endonuclease yields the protein MTQQLFDTQEIVTEIDVSHLTIEDDTPVDNLQSEKQQRLLVEPLYSSKPLPSPFLTAANVGLFYKLKGDPVVPDVMLSLGVQCADDFSKKQNRSYFVWEFGKLPEVCVEIVSNQEGDELTLSRKSRQKGKTTIKKDLYAQIRIPYYVVFDPLQQIQGKDDMNEALLRVWASAPDGYTELTPAEGVSEVGQPIWLNAVGLGLVLWEGQFEEDVTRTWLRWCDRAGQVIPTGAERADEAEERVDQAEERAGEAEQKAQRLSECLRAMGINPDEI from the coding sequence ATGACTCAGCAACTTTTCGACACCCAAGAAATCGTCACCGAGATTGACGTGAGCCATTTGACGATCGAGGACGATACCCCTGTGGACAATTTGCAATCTGAGAAACAGCAGCGGCTATTAGTCGAACCACTCTACAGTTCTAAGCCGTTGCCGTCACCGTTTCTGACGGCTGCCAATGTGGGGTTGTTCTATAAATTGAAGGGCGATCCAGTCGTTCCCGATGTGATGCTGAGTCTTGGTGTGCAGTGCGCCGACGACTTCTCGAAGAAGCAGAATCGATCGTACTTTGTGTGGGAGTTTGGCAAACTGCCAGAGGTCTGTGTTGAAATCGTCTCGAATCAGGAAGGCGACGAGCTGACATTAAGCCGGAAGTCGCGGCAGAAGGGAAAGACAACCATCAAGAAAGACTTGTATGCTCAAATTCGCATTCCTTACTACGTAGTGTTTGACCCGTTGCAGCAGATTCAGGGCAAAGACGACATGAATGAAGCGCTATTGCGGGTATGGGCGAGTGCTCCTGATGGCTACACCGAACTGACTCCCGCTGAAGGAGTTAGCGAAGTAGGACAACCGATTTGGTTGAATGCAGTGGGCTTGGGCTTGGTGCTGTGGGAAGGACAGTTTGAGGAAGACGTGACGCGGACCTGGTTGCGCTGGTGCGATCGGGCTGGGCAAGTGATTCCAACTGGCGCAGAACGAGCGGATGAAGCAGAAGAACGGGTAGACCAGGCAGAAGAACGGGCGGGTGAAGCAGAGCAAAAAGCTCAGAGATTATCTGAGTGCCTACGAGCAATGGGCATCAATCCAGACGAAATCTAA